The Microbacterium sp. SORGH_AS_0862 region TCCCGCGGCGGGGGACACGAATGTGCCGTCTGTGGGCCGGGCGGCGAACCCCTGCCCCATCGCGCCCGACGCGAAGGCCTTGTCGGGCACTTCGGAGAGCTCCACGATCTCACCGCGGGCGGGGGAGTAGACGGTGAGGGATGCTGACGCAGCGGGGACGGGGGCACTCACCGTCTCGCGCTCCGCGGCTGCTGCTGCACGGTCCTTCGCCAGGTCGGCACGGCTGAAGCCGAAGAAGTACGTGCCGATGGCCGAGAGTGCGAAGGCGACGATCGTGCCCGCGATGAGCCAGAGGAAGCTGGCGGGATCTCCCGACGGGTCGATGCCGATGGGAAGGGTCAGCAACCCGGGTGCGCCCGTCGAGAACACCTTGACGCCGCCCGCGCCCACGATCGCGCCGCCCACAGCGCCGGAGATGCCCGCGACGAGGAACGCGCGCTTGCGGGGCAGGGTGATGCCGTAGATCGCCGGCTCCGTGACGCCGAAGACGGCCGCGAGCGTGGCAGAGAAGCCGAGTGCCTTCGTCTTCTTCTCACGCAGGCGCAGCGTGACGCCGAGTGCAGCTCCGGCCTGGGCGAGCACAGCCGGGAAGGCGGCGGACTTCATGTAGTCGAAACCGGTGTTCGCGATGATTTTCGGCGTGCACTGGGGCATCGTGCCGCTGTTCATCAACAACGTTCGCGCCGAACTTTCGAGCGGTGGTGACGGCGAGCAGCATCGGCAGGAACGCGAAGAATGCGTCGGCCGTGGCGAACAGCACCTGGTACGTCGTGGACGTCGCGGGGAGAACGCCCGTGGTCGACAGGATGATCAGCAGGCCCTTGAGGATGCCCGTCGCGGCCAGGACGCCGAGCACCGGTGCGAAGATCGCGGAGACGACGTCGATGACCCGGGAGAGGATGCCGACCTTCTGATCGCCCCCGTCGGCGTTGGGATCGCGGTCGCCCTCGGTGAGCGACGAGGGCAGGCCCGCGTAGACC contains the following coding sequences:
- a CDS encoding glucose PTS transporter subunit IIA, with the protein product MKSAAFPAVLAQAGAALGVTLRLREKKTKALGFSATLAAVFGVTEPAIYGITLPRKRAFLVAGISGAVGGAIVGAGGVKVFSTGAPGLLTLPIGIDPSGDPASFLWLIAGTIVAFALSAIGTYFFGFSRADLAKDRAAAAAERETVSAPVPAASASLTVYSPARGEIVELSEVPDKAFASGAMGQGFAARPTDGTFVSPAAGEIIVAQGHAYGLKTAEGAELLVHVGIDTVGLDGAPLTSRVKVGDIVTAGAPLVDVDLAAIRKAGLDAITPVVVINSTDFGAFDVNANGVALCQRRIRVRRHGPHHPHDRANRSRAAGGVAVDGGGPGCGVDERRAIRHAPSLPVRAPGRRRPVRRSFR
- a CDS encoding PTS transporter subunit EIIB, whose protein sequence is MAAVNYSTLAGEVLAAVGGEDNVAGVVHCATRLRFTLRDRARADKDAVTALPGVITVVENGGQFQVVVGNNVSKVYAGLPSSLTEGDRDPNADGGDQKVGILSRVIDVVSAIFAPVLGVLAATGILKGLLIILSTTGVLPATSTTYQVLFATADAFFAFLPMLLAVTTARKFGANVVDEQRHDAPVHAENHREHRFRLHEVRRLPGCARPGRSCTRRHAAPA